A genomic region of Solanum dulcamara chromosome 2, daSolDulc1.2, whole genome shotgun sequence contains the following coding sequences:
- the LOC129874544 gene encoding uncharacterized protein LOC129874544 gives MSKRSVEKHYALEKHREKEKTRNISTNFLLSKHWKKIYPIGLHKTSSSLSLSSLSLSLSQTSNDSSITDSSSITPLDQKISLALRLIASTTEKREGNLVISNKNVARTVSPTRNPSPSPSNEEELMRRCNWITSTSDKVYVQFHDDCWGVPVYDDHQLFELLALCGMLMDFNWTEILKRREQIREAFGGFNANHVAKMGESEIEELISNTSLNLAESRVRCIVDNAKCIVKIVREYGSFSSYMWNYVNYKPIINRFRHPRNVPLRTPKAETISKDLLKKGFRFVGPVIVYSFMQAAGMTIDHLVDCFRHKDCVNLAERPWRHV, from the exons atgtctaaGCGAAGTGTGGAAAAACACTATGCATTAGAAAAACatagagaaaaagagaaaacaagaaatATTAGTACTAATTTCTTATTATCTAAACATTGGAAGAAAATTTACCCTATAGGTCTACATAAAACAAGCTCTTCTCTTTCACTTTCTTCACTTTCTTTATCTTTATCACAAACTTCAAATGATTCTTCCATTACTGATTCTTCTTCAATCACTCCATTGGATCAAAAAATCTCTCTAGCACTCCGATTAATCGCGTCGACGACGGAGAAAAGAGAGGGTAATTTGGTCATTTCCAACAAAAATGTGGCTCGAACAGTTAGTCCAACTCGTAACCCTAGTCCAAGTCCTAGTAATGAAGAAGAACTCATGAGGAGGTGCAATTGGATAACTAGTACTAGTG ATAAGGTTTATGTGCAGTTCCATGATGATTGTTGGGGAGTTCCTGTTTATGATGACCA TCAATTATTCGAGCTTCTTGCACTATGTGGAATGCTGATGGATTTCAATTGGACTGAAATTTTGAAGAGAAGAGAACAAATAAG AGAAGCTTTTGGTGGATTTAATGCAAACCATGTGGCCAAAATGGGGGAGAGTGAGATTGAAGAATTAATCTCAAATACATCACTCAATTTAGCAGAAAGCAGAGTTAGATGCATAGTTGATAATGCCAAATGTATAGTCAAG ATTGTGAGAGAATATGGATCATTCAGCAGCTACATGTGGAATTATGTGAATTATAAACCTATAATTAACAGATTTAGACATCCAAGAAATGTTCCATTAAGAACACCAAAAGCAGAAACAATTAGcaaagatttattgaagaaaggatTCAGATTTGTTGGGCCAGTAATTGTTTATTCATTCATGCAAGCTGCTGGAATGACAATTGATCATTTGGTTGATTGTTTTAGGCATAAAGATTGTGTAAATCTTGCTGAAAGACCATGGAGGCATgtatga